The Mercurialis annua linkage group LG2, ddMerAnnu1.2, whole genome shotgun sequence genome contains a region encoding:
- the LOC126668243 gene encoding uncharacterized protein LOC126668243: MYNWNSLTSNDASQLSYVWKGIRRSCCTDYSQWSLFLSNIKFKVNNGLSISFWSDRWVDNGIMKDLFPRPFNLSRQKEASISTIFNSEWSWRRRLRLNEKRELDSMLSHMRLIISSPEQDLVCWIKHGGVYSAGSFCKLTRTAANLQLPLSATRINRSVSSTLFNSNTAGILQRNLPSPVTSSFCTAWSSFSPPQICCFIWLALHECVSSLIYLNNRNIVSDANTLCSLCKKPETQNHILMHCPFASSVWNNILRKVGISSVMPNKIDEFLLQWNSLIPRCSNPKLWHSLWDITIWELWKSRNRRIFEQKSTGIEDLVFRNFISACFYFSCNVTSFPYSGMDFFRNPDCILFH; the protein is encoded by the coding sequence ATGTATAATTGGAACTCTTTAACTTCCAACGATGCATCTCAACTTTCATATGTTTGGAAGGGTATTCGGAGAAGCTGTTGTACTGATTATTCACAATGGTCGCTGTTCTTGTCGAATATTAAGTTTAAGGTAAATAATGGTCTCTCAATCTCGTTTTGGTCTGATCGCTGGGTTGATAATGGTATTATGAAGGATCTTTTCCCTCGCCCCTTTAATCTATCAAGACAAAAAGAAGCTTCTATCTCTACTATATTTAACAGTGAATGGAGTTGGCGTCGCAGGTTACGATTGAATGAAAAAAGAGAGCTCGATTCTATGCTTTCCCACATGCGTTTGATTATTTCATCTCCAGAACAAGATTTGGTTTGCTGGATTAAACATGGTGGTGTGTATTCAGCTGGAAGTTTTTGCAAATTAACTAGGACTGCTGCGAATTTGCAGCTTCCATTATCTGCTACTAGGATTAACAGGTCGGTTTCTTCAACTTTGTTTAATTCAAATACAGCAGGAATATTACAAAGGAACCTTCCTTCACCTGTCACGTCTTCATTCTGCACAGCCTGGTCCTCCTTCTCTCCTCCACAGATTTGTTGCTTTATCTGGTTAGCATTACATGAATGTGTCTCCTCATTGATCTATCTTAATAACAGGAACATCGTCTCGGATGCAAACACACTTTGCTCGCTGTGTAAGAAACCGGAAACTCAGAATCATATCCTTATGCATTGTCCCTTTGCCTCATCAGTTTGGAATAATATTTTGAGGAAGGTTGGTATTTCTTCTGTTATGCCAAATAAGATTGATGAATTCCTTCTCCAATGGAACTCTCTCATTCCTAGATGTTCGAATCCAAAACTTTGGCATTCACTTTGGGACATTACCATTTGGGAGTTATGGAAAAGCAGAAACCGAAgaatttttgaacaaaaatcaaCAGGCATTGAAGATCTAGTGTTTAGAAACTTCATCTCAGCTTGTTTTTACTTTAGTTGTAATGTAACTAGCTTCCCATACTCGGGAATGGATTTCTTTAGGAATCCGGATTGTATTCTTTTCCATTGA